The nucleotide sequence GCGGCGCCGACCTCGGCGTGACCGGCCTCGACGTGCTGCTCGAGCACGGCAACCAGGGCCTGTACCAGCCGCTCGACCTGCGCATCGCCGCCTGCCGCCTCAGCGTGGCCGTGCGCGCCGACTACGACTACGCCTCGGCCGTGCGCCAGGGTTCGCGCCTCAAGGTCGCGACCAAGTACGTGGGCCTGGCGCGCGACTTCTTCGCCAGCAAGGGCGTGCACGTCGACCTGATCAAGCTCTACGGCAGCATGGAGCTCGCGCCGCTGACCGGCCTGGCCGACGCCATCGTCGACCTGGTCTCGACCGGCAACACGCTCAAGGCCAACCAGCTGGTCGAGGTCGAGCGCATCATGGACATCAGCGCGCGCCTGGTCGTCAACCAGGCCGCGCTCAAGCTCAAGCGCGAACCCATCCGCCGCATCATCGACGCCTTCGCGTCGGCCATTCCCTCCGCCTGATCCCTCGAACCGCACTTCGCCAAATGACCCTGCAAGCAGCCCCCGCCCGACTGTCCACGACTTCAGCCAGCTTCGATGCTGAATTCAAGGCGCGGCTGCATTGGTCCGCGGATGCCGATGCCGCGATCGAGAAGACGGTGGCCGACATCCTGGCCGACGTGCAGGCGCGAGGCGACGCGGCGGTGCTCGAGTACACGCGCCGCTTCGACGGCCTGGGCGCCGCTTCGGTGTCCGAGCTCGAGCTGACGCAGGCCGACTTCAAGCAGGCCTTCGACTCGCTGCCCGCCGTGCAGCGCGAGGCGCTGCAGGCTGCGGCCGACCGCGTGCGCAGCTACCACGAGGCGCAGAAGAAGGCCTCGGGCGAGAGCTGGAGCTACCGCGACGCCGACGGCACGCTGCTGGGCCAGAAGGTCACGCCGCTCGATCGCGTGGGCATCTACGTGCCCGGCGGCAAGGCGGCCTATCCGTCGAGCCTGCTGATGAACGCCATTCCGGCCCACGTGGCCGGCGTGAGCGAGATCATCATGGTCGTGCCGACCCCGGTGAAGGGCAGCGTGGCCACCGGCGGCGCCGGCGGCGAATCGTCCGGCAAGGGCGAGCGCAACGTGCTGGTGCTGGCCGCCGCCTACGTGGCCGGCGTCACGCGCGCCTTCACCATCGGCGGCGCGCAGGCCGTGGCCGCGCTGGCCTATGGCACCGCGACCATTCCCGCGGTCGACAAGATCACCGGGCCCGGCAATGCCTACGTGGCCGCCGCCAAGCGCCGCGTGTTCGGCACCGTGGGCATCGACATGATCGCGGGCCCGAGCGAGATCCTGGTGCTGGCCGACGGCAGCACGCCGCCCGACTGGGTGGCGATGGACCTTTTCAGCCAGGCCGAGCACGACGAGCTCGCGCAGAGCATCCTGCTGTGCCCCGACGCCGCCTACATCGACCGCGTGCAGGCCGAGATCGACCGCCTGCTGCCGACCATGCCGCGCGCGGCGATCATCGCCGCCTCGCTCAACGGCCGCGGCGCGCTGATCCACACGAAGAGCATGGAAGAGGCCTGCGAGATCAGCAACCGCATCGCGCCCGAGCACCTGGAAGTCAGCAGCAGCGAGCCGCAGCGCTGGGAGCCGCTCTTGCGCCACGCCGGCGCGATCTTCCTCGGCGCCTTCACCAGCGAGAGCCTCGGCGACTACTGCGCCGGCCCGAACCACGTGCTGCCCACCAGCGGCACCGCGCGCTTCTCGAGCCCGCTGGGCGTGTACGACTTCCAGAAGCGCTCGAGCCTGATCGAGGTCAGCGAGGCCGGGGCCCAGGTGCTCGGGCCGATCGCCGTCACGCTGGCCGAGGGCGAGGGCCTGCAGGGCCACGCCGAGGCCGCGCGCATGCGGCTGCGCAAGGTTTGACGGCCGC is from Variovorax paradoxus and encodes:
- a CDS encoding ATP phosphoribosyltransferase; translated protein: MITLALSKGRIFEETMPLLAAAGIEVTEDPEKSRKLILGTTRPDVRVVLVRASDVPTYVQYGGADLGVTGLDVLLEHGNQGLYQPLDLRIAACRLSVAVRADYDYASAVRQGSRLKVATKYVGLARDFFASKGVHVDLIKLYGSMELAPLTGLADAIVDLVSTGNTLKANQLVEVERIMDISARLVVNQAALKLKREPIRRIIDAFASAIPSA
- the hisD gene encoding histidinol dehydrogenase, which encodes MTLQAAPARLSTTSASFDAEFKARLHWSADADAAIEKTVADILADVQARGDAAVLEYTRRFDGLGAASVSELELTQADFKQAFDSLPAVQREALQAAADRVRSYHEAQKKASGESWSYRDADGTLLGQKVTPLDRVGIYVPGGKAAYPSSLLMNAIPAHVAGVSEIIMVVPTPVKGSVATGGAGGESSGKGERNVLVLAAAYVAGVTRAFTIGGAQAVAALAYGTATIPAVDKITGPGNAYVAAAKRRVFGTVGIDMIAGPSEILVLADGSTPPDWVAMDLFSQAEHDELAQSILLCPDAAYIDRVQAEIDRLLPTMPRAAIIAASLNGRGALIHTKSMEEACEISNRIAPEHLEVSSSEPQRWEPLLRHAGAIFLGAFTSESLGDYCAGPNHVLPTSGTARFSSPLGVYDFQKRSSLIEVSEAGAQVLGPIAVTLAEGEGLQGHAEAARMRLRKV